Within Colias croceus chromosome 10, ilColCroc2.1, the genomic segment tttctcataattatatttataagtttttctAGCCTCTGATAGAATTAAGATAGCTCTcccttttaaaattatactttgcTCACATTGCATTTTCGATTAACGATACATGCACGACACGTGCATGCGTTAGATAAGAAAATTCACAACATCTTTAACGCATCGCGTCTTGACATTTTAGCTCTATCTCTATGCCATTTCCCTTACTCTAAGCATTTTTCACTTCTAAAGAAACATATTCTGATCTTAATTAAGTTTTGATTTAATCATTAgatattagtatttattttgccCTTTACCCCTTAATTCTTACGAAACATCAGTACAACATAACCGGACGAAAATTGCTATCAGGTATGACAGATTGTGGCGCGGCGTGAAACAAATTGGCGTATTATACGATCCTTGGATGGATTATTGAATTTAGAGATCCGTAAAAATGTTTGGAAATACATCTATGTATGTTCAAGAAATTACATTTTTCACATTGCAGGGcctgttattttttcaattgatAACTTAAACATGTTATTTCTAAATTCATCACTTAGAATAGAATTAGctgtattttttcaataatcatcaaggaaataaaattgatttaatagtatttatttatcattaacaGAAAGTCTTGTATATGTTTTATCATGTCTGGTGAAAACAGAAGCAGTCGTCTTCAATCTATtaagcaaaatattttaagttatacTAAATCTTTATGTACGGAACCTCAAAGAAATATTACTCCTCGTgcttaattaaatgaaatctGCTCAAAATTTATTCACAAACTTGATAAATTATAACCCCTTTTAACCCAAATTTTCAGAGTTTACACTCAACTTTTAAAAGGGTCAAAATTAACTGTCAAACTTATGCGAATTGATAATTGTGCATACATAATCATAAATcgctttttattacaataatattactgACGTGttggttattataattttttgacaAGCCCTCGCAATTTAAACGGAATGAGAATAATATGACTCAAAGATGACTCatgtttaattgaaatttatttttttataactttcattTCACTTTGCAAATGaaccaaaatataaatttaaatatcttagAGTAACCGAATTTTAAAGATTAGTAAATATAAGTATTGCAATTTCTATCCTCTAACGCTATAGTGCTTTAGTGCATCTATCGATAGCGCACTTCGACACAACTTTCGAAGCTTTTAGCtttaacagtttttttttgtttcttatcAAACTCGGTTTCAACCATTTGTTGGTGGACACATATTGACATTGTTTCtgcaataatttatgataagGAATTCGAATACTCTTgtcgttttaattaaaatagaatGCAAGTCAGGAATTTAATGGCTGAcaactcatattataaagtaattcaggtgttttgtttttattttatgcgtGAGAAACTTAATTAGGACAACATGAATCTTTCCAGACAAAATAACTCACACCGATAAGAGGTCACTGACTCCGAATGTGCCAAAAATTGCAATGGGTCAACAACCGGGCCGATACAATCGTTCGTCTCTGTCTATTTATAGTCGAGCCcgaaatttaatacatttaaggCATTTATATGCTATGGTAACGCAAACCCTTGTCAAAGAATATTCGCTAACGGAACAGACAGGGATTGCATGGAAATGTGAGGTTAAAGGCAAAATAAACAACTAATTAAGCAAAGACTGAATTTGTTATGTACACCGTGATTGACTTTACTATCTTCGTAACGCCAAGTGCTCCTTCTTCATAATACAAAGCTACattacaacatatttttaaaaccgcgtaaaaactttaaatattccatattattattttattctatgcTACCTTACCAATATTGTATCAAACATATGTGCTTAAATTTAATGTCCCTGTTCATGGACcctatacctatattttcgAACTgattaataggtacttatttactGAATACAAGGCAAGTGTTCACTTAACCTTGTCTGTATTTATAACTGTTATTACAACGCGTATCATAATTTCTCaataatcttttaaaattaaaatgatatctGCCCCCAAATTATAGCTTTCAGTACGAtaacttatatttaatttgttttcataaaCAGCAAtttaagtatgaaataaattaaaaataaagacagtATCTCAACAGCTGGATAAATGAATAATGGCCGGGTGTAGCGCGCGTGTGTGACATTTCAAGGTGATCGGCTTATAAGGTCGGTGGTGCACTGAGATATTTTAAGAGTCTTTAAATACAAACTgtgattcaaaataaaaaatacctctACATTATCAGGGTACAATAGAATGGACAATAGAGGTAAAATCAGTGTGATgacaatcataataatatgattgatatagttattaatttcgctattaaactaaatttaatttttaaaacattattatgagatattttattcttataaaaacaTCTAAACTACATAATGTATGTTAAATACAGGGAGATTACATTGTACATTGTAGGTTAAAAGTTTTGccatatatttcatttatcacACACTCACGAATAAGAAGTATCTTTTCACATAATCTATAAATTAAGtggtacaaaaaataattaatactattAATTGCAATACCCTAATTGTTAAAGTAAACACCAAAAGTAACACGTAGCtgtcaaatttaatttatttcaattattatctgaggtaaatattattgcaaatatGCTGACATTTGAGttaaagattaaattaaaatatgtttttgatcTGTGACAgaattacttaatttattaattagttgtTTTCACATCATGCGTATTTTTCCTTTCTTTCCTTATTCCATATAATGCAACCTATTACCAATCATCGCTTAAATCTTCCTTccgtattataaattactattaaaattatgacatactagcgatccgccccggcttcgcccgtggtacatatttcgcaataaaaagtagcctatgtcctttctcgggtatcaaaatatctccataccaaatttcatgcaaattggttcagtagtttaggcgtgattgagtaacagacagacagacagacagagttactttcgcatttataatattagtattgatgcattatataaattaatgaaacataatataacttttcCAAACATCGtgtttaatttacaatttatctcttttttttaacaaataataaactttactAGATACCATTACCATTTCGTCATGAGGGATTTATAAGAATCTCtctctatattattatgacctctttatttatttgtatgagattgatataattattttagaatgaATATCTATTTCTATAAGTAGAATCTCATTGCATCTTTATAATCAGGAAAATTAAATAGGTCAATATATCGGATATCTGAATACGATTAGTTATTTCGGAAGTAAATTGAgccaatgtatttattatgcaCTGACTCTACTATTTATGGATGAATTTTAGTAGGAActtgatttatattatgagaATTAACACGTggataaaatatgaattttataataaaagtaaggAGAAATCAAAGTTTGTATTTCATGTTAGTTATTTACTGGACCGTTTGCCACGTAGTATCCATGTAATAAGGCCAAAAATTGTGCTTCTGGCCCTTCAGCCCTTGTAGAGCGATTTCCTAATGAATCtgaacattataaatttataaagaatataaaaaattcgatcacgaggcgggactcgatcGATGatagaattttttctattctttacaaatttatatttataaagcatattttgaatgccataaaaccaaaaatatcaaattcaatcttaacattttataaaattgccaAATTTCAATACTCTTGCTCttcataatatacattattgtgttatcaccgatccttgataagttaACAAagattgaattaaatctgtccgtttaaagaTACAGCCGAGTAGTTTGGCCCATGATAATCTACAAACTAGAAAGTATTAATGCTCTACcactaaaacatttaacaaataataaatacatttttctctACGCgaagattttattttcgtcTCACAATTTGCAACGTAGCTTCCAAACCAATTATGCCAGCCTCTAATCGCTTCCAGGCGGCTGGCTTCACGAGCTGAAACTTTCAGACGATTTCAGCAGAATGCCCGCGATCTCACGATGCCAATTATTACGGTATAACATTTAAGTGGCTTTCGCTGATGAATTTACGGGGTTCTATGTTCTTGTCAACGATTaatagtttttgttatttacttaCCGCAAGTTCACCTGCTCTAAAagggaatattttttttaatagatatttgaTGATCTGTtcgaaccagtagtttctgagactTAGATAAATAGATTAGAGATAGCGTATTCAACGGTATTAACTTATTCTTAGCTTTATATTACATAGTAGCTATAGATTCtcttaataaattttctcTTTTTTGACACTATGATGATTCTAAAAACCTGTTTTCCTACTTAGATCATTCATAAAAGCCTCTATTGTCTATTTTCCCATAACCTTTGGCCAAGCAATGGTtggaaaatattatcaaataaaaaggtcGATTCCCTTTGGGAATGGAATGATtgcaagataataaaataccttCTTATAAAGATAAATCAATCGTTGACATATATCTTGTGGCTGTACCTGATTCAATATAACCCCTGGGATTAGGATTACGAAAATtacatgttttataaaatatctctaCAGGCATAAAGATCCAATTCGATGAttctgtaataatataatcgtaATATTTCTTTTGCCGATAagatattatacaaattaaaaaaaccaaAGATGTgatgtacctaataatttaattcatttatgtttgaaagtgattttatattaatgttttcgCATTGTAGTTcctactaataatttattaattctataGATTCAAATAAGCCACATTACGTCCCAATTAGATGTCAAAGTTATTTTACATCTCATTTCCCTAAATCGTAATTAAGGGCTTCACAAAATCATAAACCGTTACAAGagcacaaaatattaaattgcacAATTTCACATTGTTATTGTCCACGGGCGTTAAGCAAGTTGTGGCCTTAATTCAATTGACAATCAGAATCGAGATCGAGATActgtaatatttgtttattaaaagctacatttataaatataaaatttactgaTACTTTTGATATTCattttcaaacattatttaatttaattgtatccTTCAATGTCtgttaaaatagtttattaaccACAATTCTCTTTGTTACAGATTCCTCGCAATCTGGTGGCCACTAAAGTGCCAGATCACCAAGCGACGAGCACGTATGATGATTGTCTTCATCTGGATCTTCGCCATCCTCGTCACCATACCGTGGGTGTTTTTCTTCGACCTCGTGGTCGTGTTCGATGAGACCCCACACGTCCATCTCTGCTTGGACATCTGGCCGAACCCCATCAGCGAGGTCCTCTACTTCGTGATCGGCAACCTCATCTTCTGTTATATCCTACCTATGGTCCTTATTACTATGTGCTACATCTTAATTTGGATCAAAGTCTGGCGCCGCGCCATCCCCACCGACACGCAAGATGCACAAATGGAGCGAATGCAGCAGAAATCTAAAGTCAAAGTTGTAAAAATGCTGGTCGCTGTGGTCATTCTATTCGTTCTGTCCTGGTTCCCACTATACCTCATCTTCGCAAGGATAAAGTTGGGAGGTCCGATACAAAAGTGGGAGGAAGAAATGCTACCGATAGTGACACCACTCGCGCAGTGGCTCGGTTCTTCTAACTCTTGCATCAACCCAATACTGTACGCGTTTTTCAACAAGAAGTACAGGAAGGGTTTCGTCGCGATTGTCAAGAGCAGGAAATGCTGCGGCAGACTGCGTTACTACGAGACAATTGCCCTACAATCGTCCAGTACCTCCACCAGGAAGTCTTGGCATTACAACAACAACCACGCTTCTATCACCCGTCGATCACCACCCGTTGACAAGAATGCTGTATCCTTCATCTTCAACCACACTGGAGTTTAAACGAATTTTCAATACTTCTTGGAAATAAATCAGGCGCGGAGCCGACCCCTGACGCTGTCAGTACCCTGACCATATCGTAAATGAATATACTGTTATATTAACTGACATTGTTGATTGAAAGGTTTTCGGTTATGACTATACAGAAAAGATATTCTAGCTGTATTATTAAATGATCTAATAAACTTGTCTAACTTTTATACGTAATGACATCTTTCCAATACGATGCGACATTCACGCACATCAgagtaattttatatattatgtattgaagTATGTGTTACtacttactttattttttttaatatcatatcTCGCAACATATTTATCTTCTCTAGctgtattatattaatattttgaagtaaTCCGAATAGAATTGCCCATGTTACAGGCATAcgtcttttatattatagaaattaatCGTAATTCTTTTATTAAGGCGGTacaaaatagaattatttgcTTGGTATTTTTATACCCCATATAGAATGTAAAAGTTAGCATTTTATGATgacagaaaaataataatattcattaaataacaaagttagtaaataaaataatataataagcaatatttaatctatggaCGGAGTCCTTTCTTTTTTTAGACAAtgacattttatataaaacaaaaacgagCAAAGCTTCaaaaagttataatataatttaatataaattgcacaatatttttataatgataactCTGTAGGTTTGTTGTTGgatttaatacaaatttactatgctaaaatatattttctcgtaaataatgtattgaataaaaataatttatatgtataaacatttatataacCTATTAGAatctatgtttataaataagtaaatgcTGTAAgcacaaacattttattaacatttaattttcttatcgATGCAAAGtgaattaacaataatttacttaaataaaaacaaaaaatcagtAAAATTATCATAGgaccaatttatttaattttcgtcatagttaaatgattttttgttATCATCATATAGCTATGTAAtctagattaaaaaaaaaactagatttAAGAGCTGAAATCGTATTTGAGGCAATTGTTACAAttgtattgaataatatttcaacATGGAGTCGCCTGTTCTCAGGTTAATGCCGCTTATAATGCACAAATGTTATagtttagataaaaaaaatactcataagatatttatatgaaatattttcatactaTTACAATCTAATACGGatgaaaaactattttataaccTTCAAATGATATATTTGTACACAATAATAGCACTAggtgtaaattttttatgaaacatgaaaaaaaatgaaaaataaaaatgtatttttctaCGGAACGGAATGCAGATAGGAGACGGAACGCTCTTTGcttatttgtgttattttgtatttaataataacaatttgtaTTGAAAACAGATTTTCATAATAGACTCTATAATTTTGCTGTTAATAGTATAATGAGCCCTTTCTGCTTCGTACTTGActattattaaagtgaaaataCGTGTTTTacctagatttattttaattggatTCAAAAGCGTCTCTAGTGACATCTGGTAGTAGAATTATTATACACTGGCTGTATTTTTTGCGTAACAAATTGAAGCTTGCAAGACTGAGAGCAAAGCACATATTCCTTATAAAGGACGCATAAAATCTTTTGTGATATTCCTGGTTCTTTTGTGTATAATTGCTAAATTAATGTAGTTTTATGTTTGACATTGGCAATATTAATTACGAATAATTTGTATAGTTATGTATTTATGAAGTACTTATATCTCGAGAATGTGTGAGGAAGGTATCCTTGGAACATTCATTTGTACTTTTAATAAagtgctcatttcatgaaactagctaataagataaaaatgttttaataattaataaaatacgaattgatatattaaaattgatgatttttaaaagacgtacaaaataaaaatactacgcaaatatctttataaaattatgtacttaggggtttgtaaataaaaataatatctatgatGTTTTTGGTACCTATtactgaattttttattttagtaactaATTTCctcaaaattaaattctattttttttttcacacctTTCGTGTaacattacatttaaatattatttaaagttaaattcaTTGTTGTGTCTGAAGGATATTTTAACTCGGCAAAAtatgtttgattttatattatggaTAAATCTTActttttctcttatttaaaaaaaaaataaattaatcttattGCTATTCGATATTACTATTATAgatgtaattataaaactgGAAGTGAAAATGACATATTATTTgcgtgaaaatatttttagacacaaatctcaatatttatatacaatgccgtagtattttttaataaaaatttgtatactCATGCAATAGAAATaacaaaaagttttatattaaaaatgatcCATCATTTTCA encodes:
- the LOC123694864 gene encoding neuropeptide SIFamide receptor-like, producing the protein MAPLRVPTDFSDLTDFYNLSTQHPERHHFRHRNHSREHSRNHVVDALSNSIMEVLNTKFVPENAMLPDMEPLSTHMDGPLGQDRMNITMNRSDFGVIDDEFIYRHNSAMTAVYCVAYLLVFIVGLVGNFFVIAVVYRSPRMRTVTNFFIVNLAVADILVIVFCLPATLMSNIFVPWVLGWLMCKTVPYVQGLSVAASVYSLVAVSLDRFLAIWWPLKCQITKRRARMMIVFIWIFAILVTIPWVFFFDLVVVFDETPHVHLCLDIWPNPISEVLYFVIGNLIFCYILPMVLITMCYILIWIKVWRRAIPTDTQDAQMERMQQKSKVKVVKMLVAVVILFVLSWFPLYLIFARIKLGGPIQKWEEEMLPIVTPLAQWLGSSNSCINPILYAFFNKKYRKGFVAIVKSRKCCGRLRYYETIALQSSSTSTRKSWHYNNNHASITRRSPPVDKNAVSFIFNHTGV